The proteins below come from a single Micropterus dolomieu isolate WLL.071019.BEF.003 ecotype Adirondacks linkage group LG05, ASM2129224v1, whole genome shotgun sequence genomic window:
- the LOC123971320 gene encoding uncharacterized protein LOC123971320, protein MARMPASGDTEQEQMSCPERRRDEDNEEDEEDEIQEIQITGEEEDEESDRDGVELEWESENTVLDSSGSAVETQAVVMRSMDRGEEEEEADRFSSSIPAGLESHLEGDLQRSERNRLSENTRLATRYAVRIFREYLNEKDQSPDFETLDKEALCAVLRSFYAEARSKSGQLYSKSSLISIRSSLNRYLNEPPYCRTLDLTKDPELRSANLTLAAVIRRLEEQGAGPVVQKQAITRSDLRKLYESSVFNTDTPFGLLNKVWFETCMYFCTRGRENQRELEEDSFGLAVDEDGRKFVYFKALGPYHKSRSAAWTKKRPDADEDTLPRMYETDTEQCPYASFVRYVSKRNPLCRAFFQRPRDHCCASDVTWYENKAIGKNLLGTRMQMLSRAAKLSKTYTNHCIGAVSIATLNSIVGAAGSRPTTTLYVASETVNGHAQSHLQLVIPYLRRVTDAADVKPHRTTTTTAATINTSTTAAASRASAEEDPEAPYAKKLCVRPGTESPVERNESEPEPARAKESHIHTQPAVRSPVAVPTQDSRGSCSSMSSQQLVSVSPLGSAGIPTPAKLTKTNAPVHIDVGGHMYTSSLATLTKYPESRIGRLFDGTEPIVLDSLKQHYFIDRDGPMFRYILNFLRTSKLLVPDDFKVSVCLEL, encoded by the exons ATGGCGAGAATGCCTGCCAGCGGAGACACGGAGCAGGAGCAGATGAGCTGCCCCGAGAGAAGAAGGGATGAGGATAATGAGGAGGACGAAGAAGATGAGATCCAGGAGATCCAGATCaccggggaggaggaggacgaggagtcCGATAGAGATGGTGTGGAGCTGGAGTGGGagtcagaaaacacagtgctgGACTCCAGCGGTTCCGCCGTGGAGACACAAGCGGTCGTTATGCGGAGTATGGaccgaggagaggaggaggaagaggcggACCGCTTCAGCAGTAGCATCCCCGCTGGGCTGGAGTCTCACCTGGAGGGAGACCTTCAGCGGTCAGAGCGGAACAGACTGAGCGAGAACACCCGCCTGGCCACCCGTTATGCGGTGAGGATCTTCAGGGAGTACCTCAATGAGAAGGACCAAAGTCCAGACTTTGAAACTCTGGACAAGGAGGCGCTCTGCGCGGTGCTGCGCTCCTTTTACGCGGAGGCGCGCTCCAAAAGTGGACAGTTGTACAGCAAGTCATCCCTCATCAGCATCCGGAGCTCACTGAACCGGTACCTGAACGAGCCGCCCTACTGCCGCACCTTGGACCTCACCAAGGACCCAGAGCTGCGCAGCGCCAACCTCACCCTGGCAGCAGTCATTCGGAGGCTGGAGGAGCAAGGCGCCGGTCCCGTGGTGCAGAAGCAAGCCATCACGCGCTCGGACCTGCGGAAACTATACGAGTCCTCTGTATTCAACACAGACACGCCGTTCGGGCTGCTCAACAAAGTCTGGTTCGAGACATGTATGTATTTCTGCACCAGGGGTCGGGAGAACCAGCGGGAGCTGGAGGAGGACTCTTTCGGCCTGGCTGTGGATGAGGACGGGAgaaagtttgtttattttaaagctcTCGGACCGTACCACAAGTCTCGCTCCGCCGCCTGGACCAAAAAGCGTCCGGACGCCGACGAGGACACCTTGCCGCGGATGTATGAGACGGACACGGAGCAGTGTCCGTATGCCAGCTTCGTCCGGTACGTGTCTAAACGGAACCCGCTGTGCAGGGCGTTCTTCCAGCGGCCCCGGGACCACTGCTGCGCGAGCGACGTGACGTGGTACGAGAACAAAGCCATCGGTAAGAACCTGTTGGGCACGAGGATGCAGATGTTGTCGCGTGCTGCCAAGCTCTCCAAGACCTACACCAACCACTGCATCGGTGCCGTCTCCATAGCAACGCTCAACAGCATCGTGGGCGCCGCGGGCTCCAGGCCAACGACGACGCTTTACGTTGCCTCGGAAACGGTCAACGGTCACGCGCAGTCTCACCTCCAGCTCGTGATTCCGTACCTCCGCCGGGTAACAGACGCTGCGGATGTGAAGCCGCACCGGACAACGACAACAACGGCAGCAACAATCAACAcatcaacaacagcagctgcCAGTAGAGCCAGCGCGGAGGAGGACCCGGAGGCTCCGTACGCCAAGAAGCTGTGCGTGCGCCCCGGGACGGAGTCGCCTGTGGAGCGGAACGAGAGCGAGCCGGAGCCTGCGAGAGCCAAGGAGTCCCATATTCATACACAGCCCGCCGTCCGGTCCCCGGTCGCTGTGCCCACGCAG GATAGCCGTGGCAGCTGCAGCAGTATGTCGAGTCAGCAGCTcgtctctgtgtctcctctggGCTCCGCCGGCATTCCCACACCAGCCAAGCTCACCAAAACCAACGCACCTGTCCACATTGATGTAGGAGGACATATGTACACCAGCAGCCTGGCCACCCTCACCAAGTACCCTGAGTCACG GATTGGTCGTCTGTTTGATGGAACGGAGCCCATAGTGTTGGATAGTCTAAAGCAGCACTACTTTATCGATCGAGACGGCCCCATGTTCCGCTACATACTTAACTTCCTCCGGACCTCAAAACTCCTCGTCCCTGATGACTTCAAAGTGAGTGTCTGTCTAGAGCTTTGA